GTTTGAAACAACGTGCAATGCTAGCGGCGTTTTTAACCAACCCTATCATTAGAATTTACTCCGTTGGAGTTTGAAACGACGCAACCGAGCAAGAAAATAATAAAAGCACACTACATTAGAATTTACTCCGTTGGAGTTTGAAACTGGATTAGCCCAGTTCCGCTTGATTTGTCCTCTATGATTAGAATTTACTCCGTTGGAGTTTGAAACGCTGACGGAAAAGAAAATAAGGACAACAGCACCGCATTAGAATTTACTCCGTTGGAGTTTGAAACATCACTGACGCCCTGCGGTTGTCGCTTCATTTTTTTATTAGAATTTACTCCGTTGGAGTTTGAAACCATAAAGTCAAAACTCTCAAATCTACTAGTTCTTATTAGAATTTACTCCGTTGGAGTTTGAAACTCGAAGTCTCTAAGCCTATGATAGCCTCCAGTGCCATTATTAGAATTTACTCCGTTGGAGTTTGAAACTCTGTGCTAATAATTGTAAAGCTAAGCTGTCGTAAATTAGAATTTACTCCGTTGGAGTTTGAAACTAAAATCGGATTTGATGTTGATAGTGGCAAGATAAAATTAGAATTTACTCCGTTGGAGTTTGAAACCGAGCACCCACAGGATATACAAAACCGCAAGGATTTTGATTAGAATTTACTCCGTTGGAGTTTGAAACATTCAGTATGAACTAAATACTCTCTATTTGTCTGACGTATTAGAATTTACTCCGTTGGAGTTTGAAACTCATCAAAGAATAAATTTGAACTTGTTGGCTGTTGAATTAGAATTTACTCCGTTGGAGTTTGAAACAGCTTTGAAGTAAGCCTAACATTTTATAAGCTCGAATTAGAATTTACTCCGTTGGAGTTTGAAACAGTATCTTTTTCAGTAGAGCAAGACAGCAAAATAGATTAGAATTTACTCCGTTGGAGTTTGAAACTCACTTCAACGCGTGAAGCCGTAGTTAGCGTAAAATATTAGAATTTACTCCGTTGGAGTTTGAAACACACGACATAAAGTGACAAATTTAAAAGCCAAAGATTTTCAAAGAAGAGATTTAAATAATATAGTTGCTATCTTGCAAAGATCTATCAAAGGAACGATAATATTGTTTTATATAGATACTTCAAAAAGCCAAAACCCCAGCCAATACAGCCAAGAAAGAAGCTAGAAATAATAATGAAATAGACTAAGCATAAACAAGCTTAATATCAAGAGCATTAACAACCTTAAATATACTTTCAAATCTAGGCTTTGAATTTTCTTTAAACATCTTATAAAAGCTTTCTCTATTTAAATTTGCTTTCTTTGCAACGTTTTCAATGCCTTTTGACTTTGCTATATAAAATAATGCTCTTTTAAATTCTTCAATATCGCCATCGGCTAAGACTTGATTTAAATATTCTTTTCTTAATTCATCAGTTGTTAAATAGTCTTCTAAATTAAATTTTGTAAATTCTTCTTTCATCTATAATCCTTTAATATCTCTTTTGCTTTTTTAATATCATCGCTTTGGCTATCTTTATCGCCAGCATTTAACAATATAATTATTTCATCGCCATCAAAGGTAAAAAATATCCTTAACCCACCACGATTGAAAAACCTAAGTTCGTATAAATCTGTATCAATAAATTTATAATCCCCTAAATGATCTTTTGTTTCTATCTGCTCCAATCTTCTCAATATAGAAACCTTGACAATAGGATTATTTAACTTATGTAACCACTTATCAAATGTCGAACTTTTTAATACTTTCATAGGGCAAATTTTAACAAATGTAGCTTAATGGCTACTTATAAGAAAAAGCCTACAACACTCACAACCCGAAGGTCGGCGGTTCATTAGAATTTACTCCGTTGGGGTTTGAAACTCGCCGAGTATGGTTGACGACAACCGCATTCACTCTTTTGATAGTCGTTTTTTCGGGGCAGTTTCATATAAATTTTTAGTTGGCAAAGTTAGATGGCAGCTATTTTGACACAATTTAGAAAAACACCTTGAAAAAAGATAAAATAAAGCAAATTATCGGATCAATGAAATTGAAGAAGGTTGTGATAATTTTTGTCAATTATAATTAAAACAAAAAATATATGAATTTATAAAACCCACTTGTAAAGACAAGTAGGCTTTAAAATGTTTTATTTCTCTAGTTTTTCTTTAAGTTTTTCTTTTTTAGATTTAGCTTTTGAAGCAGCTTTTTCTTTCTTTTCTTTTACTTTGTCAACAACTTTGTCTTTTTCATCTTTTGCTTTTTCACCCATACTAGTTTCATCTTCTTTGCTAGAAGTTAGCTCTTCTTTAGTTTTAGAAGCTTTCTTTTTTAATTTATCTTTTTTATCAGAGATTTTATCTTTCATCTCGTCTTTTGCCTCATCCATTTTCTTCTTACCAGCTTTTGCTTTTTCGCTTACTTCGCTCTTGCCAGTAGTAGAAATTTCACCTTTTAGGTTATCAAAAGTTTTATCGCCGATGCCATTTACATTTTTGAGATCGTCGATTGAGTTAAATTTATTTGCTTTTCTATACTCAATGATAGCATCTGCTTTTGCACTGCCGATACCATCAAGACTCATAAGTTCCTCTTTTGTAGCTGTGTTTAGATTGATTGCTGCCATAGCCAAAGACGCAATAGTTGCAAGTGAAATCAAAATTTTTTTCATTTTTATTCCTTAAAAGTAAATTTGAGATAAAATTCTAGCAAAGAGTGATTAATGAAGTATAAATATGAAGTAACATAAAAATGATTTTAAATATTGTTTATAGGAGAAAATCCCTGAAAATTTCAGGGAAAAAGTTTTATTTTCTAAGTTCGCGGATCTTAGCTGCCTTACCGCGTAATTCGCGTAAATAGAATAGCTTAGCTCTTCTAACACGACCTTTTCTAAGAACCTTTATCTCTTCGATAGAATCGCTAAATATTGGAAAAATTCTCTCAACACCAACACTGTTAGCACCGATTTTTCTGATGATAAATGTTTCACCAGTGCCGCTACCACGTCTAGCTATACAAATGCCTTCAAAATTTTGAATTCTCGTTTTGTCTCCCTCGTGAATACGAGTAGCCACACGCAATGTATCTCCTGCACGGAAGTCAGGGATATTTTTACCAGCAATTTGAGCATTTTCAAACGCTTCAATGTATTTATTTCTCATGTTTTTCCTTATTTATGTGGCTTTAGCTTTTGATATAAATCAGGGCGAAAGTACCTTGTTTTGCAGTGAGCCATCTTGTTTTTTAAATTGTGGATTTTAGCATGATTACCCTTTAAAAACTCTGAAACCACAAAGAGAGATTTAAAATTATCAGGTTTTGTAAAAGATGGGGCTTCAAGTAAATTACCTTCAAAACTCTCCACTTCAAGGCTCATGTCGTTTCCCAAAACCCCAGGCACATTTCTTGATATCGCGTCGCTCATGCAAAGTGCAGGCAGCTCTCCGCCAGTTAAAATAAAATCACCTATACAAAAAACTTCGTCCGCCCAAAGCTCAACAACTCGCTCATCAAGACCTTCATATCTACTGCAGACAAAACAAATATGATCTTTTTTAGAGAGCCTTTTTGCGTCATTTTGACTAAATTTTTTACCAGCTGGCGTCAAAAAAATAACATGGGCATTTTTGTCTTTTTCTTTTACAAATTTGATCGACTCATCCAAAGGCTGCGGAAACATCAAAAGCCCTGCTCCACCTCCTATCATATAGTCATCAACTTTATTATGTTTATCGTTGGTAAAATTTCTTGGATTTATGAAATCAATTTCAATAAATTTATTACTAATCGCACGTTTTAAAATAGAATCACAAAAGTAAGGTTTAACTAAATTTTCAAAAAGTGTAATAAACGTAAATTTCATGAATTTTCTAAGATATCTTTAGCGCCTTTTACCAAAATCTCTTCACTATCCAAATTTACGTTTTCAATAAAGCGCTCCAAATATGGAATGTAAAAATTCTTTGGTTTGCCACCTGCGATAAGCTCATCATCTGTTTTTATATATAAAAGTGAATTTGCAAAATTATCTTGGATATCTTCTACAATACCTAAAATTTCGCCATTTTCTACAACTTTTAAACCAATGATATCAAACTGAAAAAATTCATCTTTTTTTAGTTTGCAGTTTTTTCTGGTGAGCTCTTTTGTGGTATAAATAGTTTTGTTTACAAGTGTTTTAGCAAGATCTAAATCATCAAAATTTTCAAACAAAACCAGCTCTTTTTGTCTGTTATAGTCTTTTATTGTGAGCTGAACACTGTTTTTATCAAAAAAGGTTACACCTTTTTTAAATTGCTC
Above is a window of Campylobacter concisus DNA encoding:
- the trmD gene encoding tRNA (guanosine(37)-N1)-methyltransferase TrmD, which produces MKFTFITLFENLVKPYFCDSILKRAISNKFIEIDFINPRNFTNDKHNKVDDYMIGGGAGLLMFPQPLDESIKFVKEKDKNAHVIFLTPAGKKFSQNDAKRLSKKDHICFVCSRYEGLDERVVELWADEVFCIGDFILTGGELPALCMSDAISRNVPGVLGNDMSLEVESFEGNLLEAPSFTKPDNFKSLFVVSEFLKGNHAKIHNLKNKMAHCKTRYFRPDLYQKLKPHK
- the rimM gene encoding ribosome maturation factor RimM (Essential for efficient processing of 16S rRNA); translated protein: MNSDIVEVATIGRCVGLKGYLKLHNKSDFPEQFKKGVTFFDKNSVQLTIKDYNRQKELVLFENFDDLDLAKTLVNKTIYTTKELTRKNCKLKKDEFFQFDIIGLKVVENGEILGIVEDIQDNFANSLLYIKTDDELIAGGKPKNFYIPYLERFIENVNLDSEEILVKGAKDILENS
- a CDS encoding addiction module antidote protein produces the protein MKEEFTKFNLEDYLTTDELRKEYLNQVLADGDIEEFKRALFYIAKSKGIENVAKKANLNRESFYKMFKENSKPRFESIFKVVNALDIKLVYA
- a CDS encoding type II toxin-antitoxin system RelE/ParE family toxin, which encodes MKVLKSSTFDKWLHKLNNPIVKVSILRRLEQIETKDHLGDYKFIDTDLYELRFFNRGGLRIFFTFDGDEIIILLNAGDKDSQSDDIKKAKEILKDYR
- a CDS encoding ComEA family DNA-binding protein, with translation MKKILISLATIASLAMAAINLNTATKEELMSLDGIGSAKADAIIEYRKANKFNSIDDLKNVNGIGDKTFDNLKGEISTTGKSEVSEKAKAGKKKMDEAKDEMKDKISDKKDKLKKKASKTKEELTSSKEDETSMGEKAKDEKDKVVDKVKEKKEKAASKAKSKKEKLKEKLEK
- a CDS encoding S26 family signal peptidase: MVDDNRIHSFDSRFFGAVSYKFLVGKVRWQLF
- the rplS gene encoding 50S ribosomal protein L19, coding for MRNKYIEAFENAQIAGKNIPDFRAGDTLRVATRIHEGDKTRIQNFEGICIARRGSGTGETFIIRKIGANSVGVERIFPIFSDSIEEIKVLRKGRVRRAKLFYLRELRGKAAKIRELRK